Proteins from a genomic interval of Haemorhous mexicanus isolate bHaeMex1 chromosome Z, bHaeMex1.pri, whole genome shotgun sequence:
- the LOC132322459 gene encoding serine/threonine-protein kinase PAK 3-like, producing the protein MIGQVCAAVCTVFSLAYSAYYVTQLTRHLTRGWRRACPLVTPQGLALACLSHLCLSAAPLAPSVTEEEAEEEQRNIKPPAVVPPQPERAEPLNTRSAIQPGVAGAAWPAAASSPPAAGTSSSGAAQQPETREEQGPKTLRSIVSVGQPMSKYTAFEELGRGGFGAVYKALDTSRRKQVAIKIMSLGEEMSEELAAIEILAMRDNRHRNIVSYFDSYLVDAELWLAMEFMDGGTLFDVLRAVYLEEGQIGAVCRECLQGLHFLHCRQVIHRDIKSGNVLVGMDGSVKLADFGLCAQLSPERSKRSSRVGTPSWMAPEVVRGEAYGPKVDIWSLGIMGLEMVEGEAPYQREARLRVFELIERNGPPKLQNPKHHSALLRDFLRCCLQADEDRRWSAQELLQHPFVTSGHPASSLAALITSAKQVQEDWRGDACA; encoded by the exons ATGATCGGGCAAGTCTGTGCCGCGGTTTGCACTGTCTTTTCTCTTGCCTATTCTGCCTACTACGTGACCCAGCTGACTC GTCACCTGACACGCGGATGGAGACGAGCCTGTCCTTTGGTGA ctcctcagggactgGCTCTTGCCTGTCTCTCTCACTTGTGTCTGTCAGCGGCTCCTCTGGCTCCCTCTGTTACTGAGGAAGAGGCTGAAGAGGAGCAAAGGAACATCAAGCCTCCAGCTGTTGTCCCTCCACAGCCTGAACGTGCAGAGCCA CTCAACACCCGCTCTGCAATTCAGCCTGGTGTCGCCGGAGCAGCatggcctgcagcagccagctcgCCCCCCGCTGCTGGCACTTCATCCAGCGGCGCAGCCCAGCAGCCCGAGACgagagaggagcagggcccGAAGACACTGA GGAGCATTGTGAGTGTGGGCCAGCCAATGAGCAAATACACGGCCTTTGAAGAACTCGGACGAGG gGGGTTTGGAGCTGTTTATAAAGCCCTTGAcaccagcagaagaaaacag GTGGCCATCAAGATCATGTCGCTTGGGGAGGAGATGTCCGAGGAGCTGGCTGCCATTGAAATCCTGGCCATGAGGGACAACAGGCATCGCAATATCGTCTCCTACTTTGACAG ctACCTGGTGGATGCAGAGCTTTGGCTGGCCATGGAGTTCATGGACGGCGGCACCTTGTTTGATGTGCTCCGGGCAGTGTACCTGGAGGAAGGACAGATAGGCGCTGTCTGTCGGGAG tgcctTCAAGGACTGCATTTCCTTCATTGCCGCCAAGTCAtccacagagacatcaaaaGCGGCAACGTTCTTGTGGGCATGGATGGATCCGTCAAGTTGG CTGACTTTGGCCTCTgcgctcagctcagccctgagcgCAGCAAGCGCAGCTCCCGCGTGGGCACTCCCAGCTGGATGGCACCGGAGGTGGTGAGAGGAGAAGCCTacggccccaaagtggacatcTGGTCCCTGGGGATCATGGGGCTGGAAATGGTGGAAGGGGAAGCTCCTTACCAGCGGGAAGCCCGTCTCAGG GTTTTTGAACTGATAGAAAGGAATGGGCCCCCAAAACTGCAGAACCCCAAGCACCACTCGGCTCTCCTGCGCGACTTTCTCcgctgctgcctgcaggcagacGAGGACAGGCGCTGGTCTGCCCAGGAACTCCTGCAG CATCCCTTTGTGACCTCAGGCCatcctgcctccagcctggctgctctgatCACCTCAGCCAAGCAAGTGCAGGAAGACTGGAGAGGAGACGCCTGCGCCTGA